The following DNA comes from Candidatus Nanosynbacter sp. TM7-074.
ATCCGTTTTTACCAGAGATTACTAAAAAAATTAAAATACATGGAGTTTAAATATGAGTGTCCTTCGTTTCTCTATACGCGCTGCACGTAAATCTGCCCATATTAGTGGAAAATTATTGCGTAAAAGCTTAAACTTTACTAATAAAGTAGAACACAAGGCTACCAATTTATTAGACGGTGTCGATTATAGTATACAGATTAACGAAAAAGTTCCGCTTGAGAAAATTTATTACAACTCTATACCATATGTTCTACCGATTCATGCAGCCATGCCCGCTGTTGGATCAAAAGGGACTGTCACTCTTTTGATTCCATCTCTGGATGGTAGTTCCTTCTTTGGTGGAACCGCGACTGCATTGGTTGTTGCTGCTAAATTAGCTTTATTAAAAAAATGTAAACTTCGTATTGTACAGACTCTCAAAACTGGCCATCCGGGCGATCTTATAAAATTCTTTACTGGCGAAGGCATCACTATCTCTGATGACGCTATTCAAGTAATAAGTATTGCCGAGCGCAGTTATAACGTTTATGGCTATATTAGCACTCATCCAGATGATATTTTTATAGCTTCAGCCTGGTGGGACGCTTACAATTTATCACGTATGCCTCTAAAACGTAAGTTTATATACCTAGTACAAGATTTCGAACCGATATTCTATAACAACAGTGACCGATATGTACTAGCCGAGGAAACATATAAAAATGACAAGTTTATTCCCCTATGTAATACCAAGTTCATGGCTGATTTTATGTCAGATAGAAACTACCCTGCCTTCAAAAAGTCCCTATTCTTTGAGCCAGCAGTATCTCGCAAAGAGTCTGGCACACTCTTATCGAAAAGGGCTAATGATAAAAAGATTTTATTCCTTTACGGTAGACCAAATGTTCACAGGAATATGTTTTTCACTGCGCTTCAGGCTATTGACTATGCCTTTAAGGCTGGTTTTATAAATCCTAATAACTGGGACTGTTGTATGGCTGGTCAGAATAACTTACCCGATATAGTCCTATCTTCTGGCGCAGTTATCAAGAACAAAGGTAAGATGTCTATGGAGGATTATATTGAGTTTAGTAAAACCGTAGATTTAGCTATATCACCTATGATGGCTCCTCATCCAAATTACCCAACGCTAGAATTTTCATCTATCGGCTCTATGGTAGTTACAACCAAATACGCCAACAAAGAAAGTCTTGATAAATACTCAAAAAATATTATAATGTCTGAATTAGACGTAGAGTCTATGGCAGGAGCTATAAACATTGCCGTAAGAAGAACTGAAGAAGATCGTCTCGCTAACCTTAATAATACAAATATATTAACTAGCTGGGACGAAAGCCTAGACGATTGTCTAAAAAGTATACTGGATCGTATTAATAAATCTGAAAACTATTAACGCCAAATCTATGGATGTGTGATTAATAAAAACTTTACCTCCACTCACCCATAGAGCGCATCGGACCATCCCTAAGTATATCTTTACCTTTAACTACGAAAGAATATGCTCGTGGTAGGTGCTTAAGTGTACTATCATCCTTGCTCCTGTGAATAGATATATAGACATCGTACTTACCAGGATTTAGGTCAGCTATAGGTTGTACAAATTCAATCTTTTTACCATTCTGAATAAAATCATTAGGCATATCTCTCGAATTCCTATCTGAGAATATGATTCCATTAGCCGACAATGAAAAATTAGCAAACACCTGTTCTTCGATGCCGTTAACCACTACACCTAATTTTAGCTTTTCATCTTGGGAAAAACTCCTCTTTTTTGGCTCAACAATCTCAATTGAAACCTGGTTGGTATCTACCTCCCTATCTTTTTGGTTTTGATTTGATTTATCTATGTTAACCTCTGTATATATATCAGCTATATCAATAGGCGAACCCTGGTGTTTTATCTTACCATCTTCTATATAGATAGCCCTAGAACAGAATCTACGCACCGCACCCATATCGTGAGTCACAAAAACAACTGTTTGTTTATTATTTTTAAGATCCTCAAAATAATCGAAACATTTCTGCTGAAATGCAGCGTCACCAACAGCCAAAACCTCATCTAAAACCAAAATATCAGCATTGGTTTGAATTGCCACCGAAAAAGCCAACCGCACCTGCATACCACTAGAATAGTTCTTTAGCTTTTCTTCCATAAATTCATGTAGCTCAGCAAAATCAACTATTTCATTATAAATAGAATCAATCTCTACTCGACTAAAACCCAGTAGGGCACCGTTCAAATAGACGTTTTCACGACCCGATAACTCTGGATTAAAACCCACACCTAATTCAATAAACGGCACCAGCGAACCGTTAACCTTTACCGATCCGCTATTGGGAGTATAAATACCAGCAATGCTTTTAAGCAGGGTACTCTTTCCCGAACCATTGCGCCCAACAATACCAAAAAATTCACCTTTTTTAATTTCTAAAGATATATCCTTAAGCGGTGTAAACTTGCGATAGCCTTTGTTTCTCTTGAATATACCAGTAACCCGACTCTTTAGGCGGTTGGTTGGCTCTAAGGGAATTTTAAAGGTTTTTGTCAAATTATTAACTTGAATAGCCACATCGTCACTACTCTTTTTCATCTAAATATCCTCCGCAAAAAACTTTGATTTCTTTGAGAAATACCACACACCAACTGTAACCATCAGTAGAATAATAAATCCTGGAATCGCCAATCGCCAATCGTGTATCAAATCAGTCATTCTAACGATTGAGGCGTCTTGACTAATCATCGCATAGCGCGCATCCTGAATAATTTGCGCCACTGGATTGATAAACAAAATTTCAGCAGCTTTTTGACTACGCTCCATCACCATAGTTAATGGATAAATAATTGGTGTAGCATAAAATGCCGCTTGCAGAAAAATTTCCCAGATATAGCCAGTGTCGCGAAACTTAACATTTAGCGCCGACAATAACATAGCGATACCTAGAGCAAAAACATATAGCTCCAAAACTAGCGGAATCATCCATAAAACATGCCAGGTGAAGTCCACACCGTTAATCAACGCAAACAATATAACCACTAGAAGATTAATTCCTAGGTTAATCAACGACGAAATTGTACCAGAAATAACGATGATATATTTTGGAAAGTTCAATTTACGTATCAGGTCGCCACGATTAACGATTGAGCCCAAGCCATTGCTAGTAGCCTCTGTAAAAAATGACCACAATACTACACCAAGCAGTAAGGTTACAGCAAAATGCGGCACGCCGCGATCCATTTGCAGAACATAGACAAAAACTACATACAAAATCGCGAACAAAAATAGAGGTTTCAAAACACTCCAAATATAGCCAAGTACCGAACCCTGATACCTTAGTTTAAAATCAGTTACTACTAGTTCCCGCAAAAGAATTCGATTCTTCCGATCCAACAGACCAACTCCTTTTTTCATGTACTATATTATAGAGTATAATTGATAATATGAACAGTCTTGCTATCATAGTCCTAAATTGGAACGGCGCAGATGACACGCTGAATTGTGTTGAGTCGCTGCAACAGCAGACTCTACGACCAGAGATAATTATTGTTGATAATAACTCAAGTGATGATTCGGTTGAGCGGTTTGAAGACCACATCAAATCTCAGAAGAAAGATGCGCCAATTTTAATTAAAAATAGCCAAAACCTTGGTTTTGCTGGCGGTATTAATACGGGCCTGGTTTACGCAAAAGAACATAATTTTGAACATATCGGCGTGCTTAATCCTGATGCGATTGCAGATAAAGAATGGTGTCAAGCACTCGTTGACGAACTATCTAGTCATCCAAAATGCGGCATTACAACTGGAATTTTACAGCGTCGCAACAGTAAAACTCTCGACACAACCGGCGATTTCTATACCACCTGGGGTCTACCTGGCCCAAGAAACCGCGATGAGCCTATAAAAAATGCACCTAACAAAACTGGTGAAGTTTTTGGCGCGACTGGCGGCGGAGCAATTTATCGCGCAGCAATGTTTGATGATATCGATATGTTCGACGAGGATTTTTTCATGTATTACGAAGATGTCGACCTCAGTTTTCGCGCCCAACTAGCCGGCTGGAAGGTCCGCTTTACGCCCAAAGCCATTGCTTATCATAAGGTTGGCGCCAGCAGCAGAAAAGTGCCTGGTCTCGCCGTTTATAATACCTTCAAAAACCTGCCGTTAGTTTTCATTAAAAACGTTCCAGGAAAATTATTTTGGTATATTGGCCTGCGCTTTTTCTTGACATATTGGCTAATTTTCGCCAGCGCCGTCCGCCACGGCAATGGCTGGCCAGCTTTCAAAGGCATGCTAGCTTCAATTATTCTTAAACCTGCTGCCTACAAAAAGCGCCTAAATATTCAAAAAAACCGCAAAGTCTCTGTCAACTACATCCGCGGTATCATCCACGATGGGCCGTTACCCAATCAAACCGGACTGCTGAAATTTAAGCGTTTTTTCAGGA
Coding sequences within:
- a CDS encoding glycosyltransferase family 2 protein; the encoded protein is MNSLAIIVLNWNGADDTLNCVESLQQQTLRPEIIIVDNNSSDDSVERFEDHIKSQKKDAPILIKNSQNLGFAGGINTGLVYAKEHNFEHIGVLNPDAIADKEWCQALVDELSSHPKCGITTGILQRRNSKTLDTTGDFYTTWGLPGPRNRDEPIKNAPNKTGEVFGATGGGAIYRAAMFDDIDMFDEDFFMYYEDVDLSFRAQLAGWKVRFTPKAIAYHKVGASSRKVPGLAVYNTFKNLPLVFIKNVPGKLFWYIGLRFFLTYWLIFASAVRHGNGWPAFKGMLASIILKPAAYKKRLNIQKNRKVSVNYIRGIIHDGPLPNQTGLLKFKRFFRIK
- a CDS encoding ABC transporter ATP-binding protein; this translates as MKKSSDDVAIQVNNLTKTFKIPLEPTNRLKSRVTGIFKRNKGYRKFTPLKDISLEIKKGEFFGIVGRNGSGKSTLLKSIAGIYTPNSGSVKVNGSLVPFIELGVGFNPELSGRENVYLNGALLGFSRVEIDSIYNEIVDFAELHEFMEEKLKNYSSGMQVRLAFSVAIQTNADILVLDEVLAVGDAAFQQKCFDYFEDLKNNKQTVVFVTHDMGAVRRFCSRAIYIEDGKIKHQGSPIDIADIYTEVNIDKSNQNQKDREVDTNQVSIEIVEPKKRSFSQDEKLKLGVVVNGIEEQVFANFSLSANGIIFSDRNSRDMPNDFIQNGKKIEFVQPIADLNPGKYDVYISIHRSKDDSTLKHLPRAYSFVVKGKDILRDGPMRSMGEWR
- a CDS encoding ABC transporter permease: MKKGVGLLDRKNRILLRELVVTDFKLRYQGSVLGYIWSVLKPLFLFAILYVVFVYVLQMDRGVPHFAVTLLLGVVLWSFFTEATSNGLGSIVNRGDLIRKLNFPKYIIVISGTISSLINLGINLLVVILFALINGVDFTWHVLWMIPLVLELYVFALGIAMLLSALNVKFRDTGYIWEIFLQAAFYATPIIYPLTMVMERSQKAAEILFINPVAQIIQDARYAMISQDASIVRMTDLIHDWRLAIPGFIILLMVTVGVWYFSKKSKFFAEDI